A region from the Pseudomonadota bacterium genome encodes:
- a CDS encoding zinc ribbon domain-containing protein has product MNCSHCEKPVPEGSAYCPSCNVLLPESNLPVEEGPAAEVNERYLQLKDAGEKVLSGEISVDAYRDFLDQILAVIAEKESQVRDLEIPPEVFEDFRQEIEAGFAGIEALNRGVGVMRQYVDDPDPAYIHEGVEIVRSGSDALNEAMRINRENQRKLKEAFLNSDTTL; this is encoded by the coding sequence GTGAACTGCAGCCACTGCGAGAAACCCGTGCCAGAGGGCAGCGCCTACTGCCCCAGCTGCAACGTCCTGCTGCCCGAGTCGAACCTCCCCGTTGAAGAAGGACCCGCGGCCGAGGTGAACGAGCGCTACCTCCAGCTCAAAGATGCGGGCGAGAAGGTGCTCAGCGGAGAGATCTCGGTAGATGCGTACCGTGACTTCCTCGACCAGATCCTGGCCGTCATCGCAGAGAAGGAATCACAGGTCCGCGACCTCGAGATCCCCCCCGAGGTCTTCGAAGACTTCCGACAGGAGATCGAGGCCGGATTTGCTGGCATCGAAGCGCTCAACCGGGGCGTTGGCGTCATGCGCCAGTACGTCGACGATCCGGACCCGGCCTACATCCACGAGGGTGTCGAGATCGTTCGCAGCGGCAGCGATGCGCTCAACGAGGCCATGCGCATCAACCGCGAGAACCAGCGCAAGCTGAAGGAAGCCTTCCTCAACAGCGACACCACCCTGTAA